GAGTATCGCAATGCGGAAGCCTCAACAACGCTCCTGCTGCACTGAGGTTTACGATAGTGGCGCAGACCCACTCCGTTCCAATCTCGATCATCACTTGTTCTTCTCCATGGAGTAGAGCACTGACACGGATATATCGCCGGCGTTCCATTTAAGATCTTATCGGCACGTGAGCATATTTCATTAGCGGCCGGTTAAATCCCGGATCGATTTGACAGCTTGCTTATTAAACGTCACCTTCTTATGATCCCGATCGTCCCGTACGTAAATTGTTTGCCAACTCAATTCCAGAGGAGATATATGGCTGAAATCACACAAGCTCAATTCCTGCAACGTTACGGCAACCTCATGGTGCAAATCTGGGGAATGCCTTCTCTGTTGGACCGTTTCAAAAAAGAACCCACTGCGGTCTTGAAGGAGCATGGGTTGGACACTGGAAAAGCCTCGGTAACCCTTCTGCAACCAGGCACACCGAACGCCCTCGGTATTAATGATTCGACAGCGGAAAGCGCCTACCAGCTGTGGGTTGAAGGTCAGAAGAAAGGGAACATCCCGTTTTATTTTGTCTCACAACCACCCGAAGGTACCGGCAGCGAGTCGCTCTCGGACAGCGAGTTGATGGCGGTTGCGGGCGGCGCGTTGAGCATCAGCTCCTGCTGCTGCACACCCTGCTGCTGCTAAGAGCCCCGGCCGCAGATTACCCGAATTCCGCAAACGAATCGGCGTAATCTGCGGCGTTTCACGCAAGAACCGGAGCAGCCGGCGGCGGCAGAGGAAGCGTGACGGCATCTACTTTACTTTTCTGAATTTCCAACCGTACATCAATCCGCCATAAAAATTAAACCATCTTGCCGCCTCGCGGTCCTTGAACGGATAGTCGGCGCCCAGCCGCCGCGCTGTGGCCAGTCCGGACACAAAGCACGTTTCCTGGCTGTTGAGCAAGGTGTGGGCGCCGCAGTGCCAGCTTCGCCTCTTCCCCTGAATGAACTTGAACAGATTGATCACGACAGCAACATGAAACACATCGTGCACGATGTGTTGAAACCACCATCTCTTGATGATCTTTTGCGGATCGATTTCGCTGACTGGGTTGTAGGTTACCAGGCATGGCTTGTCCGACTTCTTCGCCCAGGGCTGCTGGTTATGCATGATGTATGTGATTTCGTAATTGTCCGGTCTCGCCCCGTATTGTTCGATGTAGTTACTTCTCGTATCGAGCGGCTCCGTCTCGTTTACCGGCAGCACGGAGGCGTCGTGGTGAACCACGGTGTGATTGTGCAGTTCACTTTCATAACGTATGGAGGACAGCAGGAAGGTTTCGAGGAAGCCCGGCTTATCGAGCATCATGAGGGTCTGGTTGGCGTTGCAGGCGAAGATGACCTGATCGAATTCCTCCGTTTGTCCGTTCATGTCTTCGACGGTTACTTTCGATCGCTGCCGGTGAACTTTCCTTACCGCGCGCCCGAGATAGATCTTGTCGCGAAACGGCTCCGACATTGCCTGATAGATCCGCCTCGTGCCCTGGTCCCAGGTCTGCATCGGCGTGGCCGTTTCAATATCGAAAAAATCCAGGTAGCGTGCAAACATAGAGGCCGGCATGTCGAAGACATTCGTGGCCATCAGAAAATTCACGAACAGCGGTT
The genomic region above belongs to Terriglobia bacterium and contains:
- a CDS encoding FAD-dependent oxidoreductase; the protein is MPQKIAIVGGGVAGLGAAWALSRHPDRFDIRLFEANDRLGGNAITVDMPQDDGRSVCFDISVTACIPTVYHNYVQFMQEHGIPLVPTRFSYAVRYRGDLYAHDFNSRIRKELLPEIEKFQKLLRFLKAINVLSKTRSKLLGMLNPFNYVSMGTLLNLGRFSGGFRYKILKPLFVNFLMATNVFDMPASMFARYLDFFDIETATPMQTWDQGTRRIYQAMSEPFRDKIYLGRAVRKVHRQRSKVTVEDMNGQTEEFDQVIFACNANQTLMMLDKPGFLETFLLSSIRYESELHNHTVVHHDASVLPVNETEPLDTRSNYIEQYGARPDNYEITYIMHNQQPWAKKSDKPCLVTYNPVSEIDPQKIIKRWWFQHIVHDVFHVAVVINLFKFIQGKRRSWHCGAHTLLNSQETCFVSGLATARRLGADYPFKDREAARWFNFYGGLMYGWKFRKVK